Proteins encoded within one genomic window of Bacteroides sedimenti:
- the tsaD gene encoding tRNA (adenosine(37)-N6)-threonylcarbamoyltransferase complex transferase subunit TsaD gives MDTIILGIESSCDDTSAAVIKNGVLLSNVVANQAVHEAYGGVVPELASRAHQQNIVPVVNEALKRANVTKDQLSAVAFTRGPGLMGSLLVGVSFAKGFARALNIPMVDVNHLNGHVLAHFIKEPDEETAQPKFPFLCLLVSGGNSQIILVKSYSEMEVLGQTIDDAAGEAIDKCSKVMGLGYPGGPIVDRLARQGNPKAFTFNKPQIPGYNYSFSGLKTSFLYSLREYLKEDPDFIEHHKNDLAASLEATIVDILMSKLRKVAKDYNIKEVAVAGGVSANNGLRNAFREHAAKYGWNIYIPKFGYTTDNAAMIAITGYFKYLNKDYCPMELPAFSRVTI, from the coding sequence ATGGATACAATTATATTAGGAATTGAATCTTCCTGTGATGATACTTCTGCAGCCGTAATTAAAAACGGGGTTTTGTTATCAAATGTAGTTGCCAATCAGGCTGTACACGAGGCATATGGTGGTGTTGTTCCTGAGCTTGCATCTCGGGCTCATCAGCAGAACATTGTACCGGTGGTAAATGAAGCCTTGAAAAGAGCAAATGTGACAAAAGATCAGCTGAGTGCTGTTGCTTTTACACGTGGCCCTGGTTTAATGGGGTCTTTGTTGGTAGGAGTTTCTTTTGCCAAAGGTTTTGCCCGAGCTCTGAATATTCCTATGGTGGATGTTAATCATCTGAATGGACATGTGTTAGCTCATTTTATTAAAGAGCCAGATGAAGAAACAGCCCAACCAAAATTTCCTTTCCTTTGTTTGCTGGTATCTGGTGGAAATTCACAAATTATTCTGGTTAAATCATATAGTGAAATGGAGGTGCTGGGGCAGACAATTGATGATGCTGCCGGTGAAGCTATTGATAAATGCTCAAAGGTGATGGGGCTGGGTTATCCGGGGGGGCCGATTGTTGATAGATTGGCTCGTCAGGGAAATCCTAAAGCATTTACATTTAATAAACCACAAATTCCTGGGTATAATTACAGCTTTAGCGGACTGAAAACATCCTTTCTCTATTCCCTGCGTGAATATTTGAAGGAAGATCCTGATTTTATTGAACATCACAAAAACGATCTGGCTGCGTCCTTGGAAGCTACGATTGTAGATATCCTGATGAGTAAGCTTCGTAAAGTGGCAAAGGATTATAATATAAAAGAGGTAGCTGTGGCAGGTGGTGTATCTGCAAATAATGGCTTGCGAAATGCCTTCCGCGAGCATGCTGCTAAATATGGCTGGAACATTTATATTCCCAAATTTGGTTATACAACCGATAATGCAGCGATGATCGCAATTACCGGTTACTTTAAATACCTTAACAAAGATTACTGTCCGATGGAATTACCTGCATTCTCAAGGGTGACCATTTAA
- the map gene encoding type I methionyl aminopeptidase, with translation MTLKKIKNNWRPVQGEPLTDLDKKVLFHQNKGFLVPKRKLIKTTEQIEGIRKSGLINTAILDLVAANIHAGMTTADIDKLVYDYTLSQGAIPAPLNYDGFPKSVCTSINEVVCHGIPNENEILRDGDIVNVDVSTIFDGYFSDASRMFMIGEVKPEVKKLVQITKECLEIGVEKAKSWGFLGDIGEGIQRHAEKNGYSVVRELCGHGVGLKFHEEPDVEHFSRKGRKGMLLVPGMVFTIEPMINMGKKDIFIDEEDGWTVCTEDGLPSAQWEYTLAITESGPEILSY, from the coding sequence ATGACATTAAAGAAAATAAAAAATAATTGGCGCCCTGTTCAGGGTGAACCACTTACAGATTTAGACAAAAAGGTTCTCTTTCATCAGAATAAAGGTTTTTTGGTACCCAAACGAAAACTGATAAAAACTACAGAACAAATAGAAGGAATTCGCAAAAGTGGCCTAATAAATACTGCGATTCTTGATCTTGTTGCCGCAAATATTCATGCAGGCATGACCACAGCAGATATCGATAAACTTGTTTACGATTATACATTATCTCAGGGCGCAATCCCAGCTCCGCTTAATTATGACGGATTTCCTAAAAGCGTCTGCACTTCAATTAATGAGGTAGTATGTCATGGCATTCCGAATGAAAATGAAATTCTTAGGGATGGAGATATTGTAAATGTTGATGTTTCTACTATTTTTGATGGCTATTTCTCTGATGCTTCACGAATGTTTATGATTGGAGAAGTTAAACCCGAGGTAAAGAAACTTGTGCAGATTACTAAAGAATGTCTGGAGATAGGCGTTGAAAAGGCTAAATCTTGGGGCTTTCTGGGAGATATAGGAGAAGGAATTCAACGTCATGCTGAAAAAAATGGATATTCGGTCGTAAGGGAATTGTGTGGACATGGCGTCGGATTGAAATTTCATGAAGAGCCTGATGTAGAGCATTTTTCCAGAAAAGGAAGAAAAGGAATGTTATTGGTGCCGGGAATGGTATTTACTATTGAACCTATGATCAACATGGGCAAAAAAGACATCTTTATAGATGAAGAGGATGGGTGGACTGTTTGTACAGAAGACGGACTTCCTTCAGCACAGTGGGAATATACGCTTGCTATTACTGAATCGGGGCCGGAAATACTTTCTTATTGA
- a CDS encoding lipid-A-disaccharide synthase N-terminal domain-containing protein, whose protein sequence is MMYVIGFLAQAFFSARILFQWILSEKAKKVMSPSIFWILSILGAYLLVIYGWLRDDFSILLGQFISYYIYIWNLYEKGVWKKVHVVLQAIMLLTPVVALIFVFNNADEFIATFLRNDKVPLWLLVFGSTGQVIFTLRFVYQWIYSARRKESILPIGFWVISLIGSSVIISYGVFRLDPVLILGQAVGFVAYLRNIMIARNDYKYRLNESK, encoded by the coding sequence ATGATGTACGTTATCGGATTTCTGGCACAGGCATTCTTTTCGGCTCGTATCCTGTTTCAATGGATACTATCTGAAAAAGCGAAGAAGGTGATGTCGCCTTCCATTTTTTGGATACTAAGTATTTTAGGAGCTTATTTGTTGGTTATATATGGGTGGCTGAGAGATGATTTTTCCATCTTGTTGGGACAGTTTATTTCCTATTATATCTATATATGGAATTTATATGAAAAAGGAGTATGGAAGAAGGTTCATGTTGTTTTACAGGCAATAATGCTGCTAACTCCGGTTGTCGCACTGATCTTTGTGTTTAATAATGCTGATGAGTTTATTGCTACCTTTTTAAGGAATGACAAGGTTCCGTTATGGTTGCTTGTTTTTGGTTCAACTGGGCAGGTGATATTTACCCTTCGGTTTGTTTATCAATGGATTTATTCGGCAAGAAGGAAAGAATCAATCTTACCGATTGGTTTTTGGGTAATTAGCCTGATAGGCTCGTCTGTTATTATATCGTATGGTGTATTTCGTTTGGACCCAGTACTTATTTTGGGACAAGCTGTAGGATTTGTAGCCTATCTCCGTAATATAATGATTGCAAGAAATGATTATAAATACCGATTAAATGAAAGCAAATAA
- a CDS encoding NAD-dependent epimerase codes for MKKILVTGTAGFIGFYLAKKLLERGDEVVGIDNINDYYDISLKYDRLQETGISRENISDKIPVRSDLYPNYRFIKLDLTDRDEIIRLFKDEKFDVVCNLAGQAGVRYSIDHPFSYIDSNIVGFVNVLEACRQCRVEHLVYASSSSIYGLNDKIPYSESDKTDSPVSLYAATKKANELMAHSYSNLYQLPTTGVRFFTVYGPWGRPDMAPYLFMKSVINGSPIKVFNHGNLRRDFTFIDDIIEGVVKIVDTPPADVIPYKIYNIGHSRPVKLMDMIAAIEKATGKEAVKEYVGMQPGDVYCTYADTSCLEKDFGYKPQTDIQEGIDKFYEWYVNYTD; via the coding sequence ATGAAAAAAATTTTAGTAACAGGTACTGCCGGGTTTATCGGTTTTTACCTTGCCAAAAAGTTGCTTGAACGAGGAGATGAGGTCGTTGGCATTGATAATATTAATGACTATTACGATATCTCATTAAAATATGATCGTTTGCAAGAAACTGGTATTTCAAGAGAGAATATATCAGATAAGATTCCTGTCAGGAGTGATCTATATCCCAACTATCGATTCATTAAACTGGACTTGACAGATCGTGATGAAATTATCCGGCTTTTTAAAGACGAAAAGTTCGATGTAGTATGTAATTTGGCAGGTCAGGCTGGCGTGCGTTACTCCATTGATCATCCTTTTTCATATATCGATTCCAATATAGTAGGTTTTGTCAATGTGCTTGAAGCGTGCAGGCAATGCAGAGTAGAACATTTGGTATATGCAAGTTCCAGCAGTATTTACGGTTTAAATGATAAAATTCCTTATTCGGAATCTGATAAGACAGATAGCCCTGTCAGCTTGTATGCCGCAACAAAAAAGGCGAATGAGCTGATGGCGCATTCATACAGTAATCTTTATCAGTTGCCTACGACCGGTGTTCGCTTCTTTACGGTATATGGTCCTTGGGGACGTCCGGATATGGCCCCCTATCTTTTTATGAAATCAGTCATTAATGGAAGTCCCATTAAGGTGTTTAATCATGGCAATCTGAGACGTGATTTTACCTTTATAGATGATATCATTGAAGGGGTAGTGAAGATAGTTGATACTCCTCCAGCAGATGTCATTCCGTATAAAATATACAATATAGGTCACTCTAGGCCGGTAAAGCTTATGGATATGATTGCTGCTATAGAGAAGGCTACCGGTAAAGAGGCAGTCAAGGAGTATGTTGGAATGCAGCCAGGTGATGTGTACTGTACTTATGCCGACACAAGTTGCCTTGAAAAAGATTTTGGCTACAAACCACAGACAGATATTCAGGAAGGAATTGATAAGTTTTATGAATGGTATGTGAATTATACCGATTAA
- a CDS encoding CinA family nicotinamide mononucleotide deamidase-related protein, with amino-acid sequence MFVEIITIGDELLIGQVVDTNSAWMGRELNKAGFEVIRVTSVRDREEEILEVVDSAMKRADIVLMTGGLGPTKDDITKYTLCKYFGTELVFSEMVFENIKRILANRITLNPLNQAQAMVPKDCTVINNPVGTASVSWFEKDNKVLVSMPGVPQEMKYSMSHEIIPRLSARFEMKAIVHKTYMVKNYPESALAIALTEWENQLPECIKLAYLPKSGIVRLRLTGRGDNEDQLKKMVLKEGSKLYEILGENVLDENDAPLEEIVGRMLKERGLTVSTAESCTGGNIAARITSVPGSSAYFKGSVVAYSNEVKKEILHVLDETLQKYGAVSEEVVKEMVLGVINSLKTDCAVAVSGITGPDGGTLDKPVGTVWVAAAYGKTILTAKQEVDFGRELNVERATNNALLLLQRLLK; translated from the coding sequence ATGTTTGTAGAAATTATTACGATAGGTGATGAACTGCTTATCGGTCAGGTAGTTGATACTAATTCTGCCTGGATGGGCCGCGAACTGAATAAGGCCGGTTTTGAAGTAATTCGTGTTACTTCTGTCAGAGATCGTGAAGAAGAAATACTCGAGGTAGTAGATTCCGCGATGAAAAGGGCGGATATTGTTTTGATGACCGGTGGATTGGGACCAACTAAAGATGATATAACCAAATATACATTATGTAAATACTTTGGTACAGAGCTGGTCTTCAGTGAAATGGTATTCGAAAATATTAAGAGAATACTGGCGAATAGAATAACACTTAATCCTCTGAATCAGGCCCAGGCAATGGTACCCAAAGATTGTACCGTGATTAATAATCCGGTTGGAACAGCATCTGTGAGTTGGTTTGAGAAAGATAACAAAGTATTGGTTTCAATGCCTGGCGTTCCTCAGGAAATGAAATATAGCATGAGTCATGAAATTATCCCTCGGCTTAGTGCCCGTTTTGAGATGAAGGCTATTGTTCATAAAACCTACATGGTTAAGAATTATCCGGAATCAGCACTGGCCATTGCGCTAACTGAATGGGAAAACCAGTTGCCGGAATGTATTAAGCTTGCTTACCTGCCCAAATCGGGTATCGTGCGGTTACGGCTTACTGGTCGCGGAGATAATGAGGACCAACTGAAAAAGATGGTGCTGAAAGAAGGTAGTAAACTTTACGAAATATTGGGCGAGAATGTCCTCGATGAAAACGATGCTCCTCTTGAAGAGATTGTCGGCCGAATGCTGAAGGAGCGAGGTTTGACAGTTTCCACGGCTGAAAGTTGCACCGGAGGTAATATTGCAGCGCGAATTACTTCCGTTCCCGGAAGTTCTGCTTATTTTAAAGGCAGTGTTGTTGCTTATTCCAATGAGGTAAAAAAAGAAATTTTGCATGTATTGGATGAAACACTCCAAAAATATGGTGCGGTAAGTGAGGAAGTTGTAAAAGAAATGGTTCTGGGTGTGATAAATTCCCTTAAAACAGATTGTGCTGTGGCGGTTTCAGGAATTACAGGACCCGATGGAGGGACTCTGGATAAGCCTGTGGGTACAGTCTGGGTGGCCGCTGCGTACGGAAAAACGATTCTTACAGCAAAGCAAGAGGTAGACTTCGGAAGGGAGCTGAATGTAGAACGGGCAACCAATAATGCTCTTTTGTTGCTTCAGAGATTACTAAAATGA
- a CDS encoding glycosyltransferase family 2 protein, whose translation MNKSANYKFTIIVPVYNEEDNIYALEKKIGEFLPESIYTTCVLFVNDGSKDQSKKRLEEICSRNEHFYFMDLKRNSGLSAAMKAGIDAACSEFVGYMDADLQTTPDDFNLLLEHIKDYEIVMGIRANRKDSFFKNLQSKIANGFRNMMTHDGVSDTGCPLKVIRTEYAKRVPFFNGMHRFLPALILLQNGKVKQIPVRHFPRVAGVSKYNLWNRLVSPFIDCFAYRWMKKRYINYSIGDTNL comes from the coding sequence ATGAATAAATCTGCGAATTATAAATTTACCATTATTGTCCCGGTATATAATGAAGAGGACAATATTTATGCATTAGAGAAAAAAATCGGAGAATTTCTGCCTGAGTCAATATACACAACCTGTGTTCTTTTTGTGAATGATGGCTCGAAAGATCAGAGTAAAAAACGGTTAGAAGAGATTTGTAGCCGTAACGAGCATTTCTATTTTATGGACCTAAAACGTAACTCCGGCTTAAGCGCAGCCATGAAAGCCGGTATTGATGCCGCTTGTTCAGAATTTGTAGGATACATGGATGCCGATTTGCAAACTACTCCTGATGACTTTAACCTTTTATTAGAGCATATCAAAGATTATGAAATCGTAATGGGTATCAGAGCCAATCGTAAAGACTCTTTCTTTAAAAACTTGCAGTCAAAGATAGCAAACGGATTTCGCAACATGATGACGCATGATGGTGTTTCGGATACTGGATGTCCGCTGAAAGTGATTCGCACAGAATATGCCAAAAGAGTACCATTCTTTAATGGGATGCATCGTTTTCTGCCTGCACTGATTCTGCTTCAAAACGGAAAGGTAAAGCAGATCCCTGTACGTCACTTTCCAAGGGTGGCAGGAGTCTCTAAATATAATTTATGGAACAGACTGGTTTCTCCGTTTATAGATTGTTTTGCCTATCGATGGATGAAAAAAAGATATATCAATTACAGCATCGGAGACACAAACTTATAG
- the rpmG gene encoding 50S ribosomal protein L33, with product MAKKAKGNRVQVILECTEHKDSGMPGTSRYITTKNRKNTTERIELKKYNPILKKVTVHKEIK from the coding sequence ATGGCAAAGAAAGCAAAAGGTAACAGAGTACAGGTTATCCTTGAGTGCACAGAGCACAAGGATAGTGGAATGCCGGGCACTTCCCGTTATATTACAACGAAAAACAGAAAAAATACTACTGAAAGAATTGAGTTGAAGAAATATAATCCAATTCTTAAGAAAGTAACAGTTCACAAAGAAATTAAATAA
- a CDS encoding DUF4295 domain-containing protein, producing MAKKTVASLQDGTKEGRSYTKVIKMVKSPKTGAYAFDEQMVPNEKVQDFFKK from the coding sequence ATGGCAAAGAAAACAGTAGCAAGTTTGCAAGATGGAACCAAAGAAGGTCGTTCCTATACAAAGGTTATCAAAATGGTTAAATCTCCAAAAACTGGAGCTTACGCATTTGATGAACAAATGGTACCAAACGAAAAAGTTCAGGACTTTTTCAAAAAATAA
- a CDS encoding ArnT family glycosyltransferase — protein MKANKYLLILLAFLPLLLFRDFTPDNELKYLSIADEAIRNGNFFTFTNHGLIYADKPPFYLWIVMLGKLLFGTHSMLFLGMFSVIPALVVLYVMDKWIASEVDLSNRISAQLMLITTGFFLGAAVVLRMDMLMCMFIVLSLYTFYQMYEGKGTKWSGFLFAFYVFMALFTKGPIGLLVPLLSVVAFLAVKGELRTIGRYWGIKTWGILLICSAVWFSGVYIEGGNAYLNNLLFNQTVNRAVDSFHHKKPIYYYFEVIWHCLAPWSLLCVGVIIAGLKAKIIRTDLEKFFLTVITVTFVGLSLISAKIEIYMLPAFPFFIYLTIMLWQKVRLNKFVSALIAIPTVILGLALPVVLVLGRFKSMTMLNNPIIYIACGLLTVVAILTLLSLYKRKDLHRAVNILAGGLLLVIFTGSFSIPSFNEYIGYKELCSKGKEVARHKGIKTYYIYNPNRMGNIDVYLEHELKDWKELEADSISSSKAILFVRTRDISRDSLLKQKVAGKEQFTKGNCTVVIF, from the coding sequence ATGAAAGCAAATAAATACCTTCTGATATTGCTGGCATTTTTGCCATTATTGTTATTCCGCGACTTTACGCCGGATAATGAGTTGAAATATCTCAGTATTGCCGACGAGGCAATTCGTAATGGGAATTTTTTTACTTTCACCAATCACGGGCTTATATACGCAGATAAACCCCCTTTTTACCTCTGGATAGTGATGCTTGGGAAATTGCTTTTTGGTACTCACAGCATGCTTTTCCTTGGAATGTTTTCCGTTATTCCCGCCTTGGTTGTTCTTTATGTAATGGATAAGTGGATAGCCTCTGAAGTAGATTTGAGTAATCGTATTTCAGCTCAGCTGATGTTGATTACCACTGGTTTCTTTTTGGGGGCGGCAGTTGTACTGCGTATGGATATGCTCATGTGTATGTTTATTGTGCTTTCGCTCTATACATTTTATCAGATGTATGAGGGTAAGGGAACAAAATGGAGTGGTTTTCTGTTTGCATTTTATGTCTTTATGGCACTCTTTACAAAAGGTCCTATCGGATTACTTGTACCCCTTTTATCGGTTGTTGCATTCCTTGCAGTGAAAGGGGAGTTGAGAACTATTGGACGATATTGGGGAATCAAAACATGGGGGATTCTTTTAATTTGTTCGGCTGTTTGGTTCTCTGGTGTCTATATTGAAGGTGGAAATGCATATCTGAACAATCTTCTGTTTAATCAGACGGTAAACCGGGCGGTTGATTCATTTCACCATAAAAAGCCTATTTATTATTATTTTGAGGTGATATGGCATTGTCTGGCACCTTGGTCACTACTTTGTGTCGGAGTGATTATTGCAGGTTTAAAGGCTAAAATAATCCGGACCGATTTGGAAAAGTTCTTTCTGACAGTAATAACTGTTACTTTTGTGGGGTTGTCATTGATTAGTGCCAAGATAGAAATATATATGCTTCCGGCATTTCCTTTCTTTATCTATCTGACCATTATGTTATGGCAAAAAGTAAGATTAAACAAATTTGTTTCTGCATTGATTGCTATTCCGACAGTTATCCTTGGACTTGCACTCCCTGTTGTTCTGGTATTGGGGCGATTTAAATCCATGACTATGCTTAATAATCCGATTATTTATATTGCATGCGGCTTGTTGACAGTTGTTGCTATTCTCACACTACTTAGTTTATATAAGAGAAAAGATTTGCACAGAGCTGTAAATATCCTGGCTGGAGGATTACTCCTTGTTATTTTTACCGGTTCTTTCTCAATACCATCATTCAATGAATATATAGGTTACAAGGAACTCTGTAGTAAAGGAAAGGAAGTAGCTCGTCATAAAGGAATAAAAACGTATTATATTTATAATCCTAATAGAATGGGGAATATAGATGTTTACCTGGAACATGAATTGAAGGATTGGAAAGAGTTGGAAGCAGATAGTATTTCTAGCAGCAAAGCTATTTTGTTCGTCCGTACAAGGGATATTAGTAGAGACTCTTTGCTGAAGCAGAAAGTGGCTGGAAAAGAACAGTTCACCAAAGGTAATTGTACGGTCGTAATTTTTTAA
- the rpmB gene encoding 50S ribosomal protein L28, with protein sequence MSKICQITGKKAMIGNNVSHSKRRTKRTFDVNLFTKKFYYVEQDCWISLSISAAGLRTINKNGLDAALNEAVAKGYCDWKSIKIIA encoded by the coding sequence ATGTCGAAGATTTGTCAAATTACAGGAAAGAAAGCCATGATTGGCAACAATGTTTCACACTCAAAAAGAAGAACCAAAAGAACTTTTGATGTGAACTTGTTTACTAAGAAGTTCTACTATGTAGAGCAAGATTGCTGGATTAGCTTGAGCATCAGCGCAGCCGGTTTACGTACAATTAACAAAAACGGGTTGGATGCTGCTTTAAATGAAGCTGTAGCTAAAGGGTATTGTGATTGGAAAAGCATTAAAATAATTGCTTAA